One genomic region from Planifilum fimeticola encodes:
- a CDS encoding PRC-barrel domain-containing protein — translation MRKSRDVIGLPVIVSETGEQIGTVRDLLFDGRQNLRGVLLERDGWLRRGRFVAVENIAAFGADAVMIDSEDAVSPLGDEQREWVGLLSGDRRLKGRPVIKASGRELGWVEDVYFREELGTLIGYELSDGFLSDVLSGRKVLKPGALHLTWGKDVIIAPDEDIPLQDANGK, via the coding sequence TTGCGCAAATCCCGGGACGTCATCGGCCTGCCGGTCATTGTCTCGGAAACGGGTGAACAAATCGGGACCGTACGCGATTTGTTGTTTGACGGTCGGCAAAATCTGCGGGGGGTGTTGCTGGAAAGGGATGGGTGGTTGCGGCGCGGTCGGTTTGTTGCCGTGGAAAACATTGCGGCGTTCGGTGCCGACGCCGTCATGATCGACAGCGAAGATGCCGTTTCTCCCCTTGGCGACGAGCAGCGGGAATGGGTCGGTCTTCTGTCCGGAGACCGTAGGCTGAAGGGGCGACCCGTCATCAAGGCGAGCGGCCGGGAACTGGGTTGGGTGGAGGATGTCTATTTTCGGGAAGAATTGGGAACCCTGATTGGATACGAATTGTCTGACGGGTTCTTGTCCGATGTTCTGAGCGGCCGCAAGGTGCTGAAGCCGGGGGCGTTGCATCTCACCTGGGGAAAAGATGTGATCATCGCTCCCGACGAGGACATCCCACTGCAAGATGCCAATGGAAAGTAG
- a CDS encoding AI-2E family transporter produces the protein MERFYNRKLYLAFMTLIILGIIFLLVQIAPLLKGLFHFLKAVLMPYVIAVIISYVLHPVVNLISGRALPRSVAVLLIYTMFILSICIVFVNMSPLLNAQMKELAEHLPQWNMQIQSWIQQYNDNKYLLPESVRAGIEKSLDRLEQAVTDGVGNLVTGLGTTLNQLFLALIVPFLVYYMLKDAQVIERSFVSLFPARRRKEILRVLRDIDEALGNYVRGQLLVCLAVGTLAYIGYLVIGLPYALLLAGLVALFNVIPYLGPFFGAIPAVLVALSISYKMVLYVIAVNLVVQMLEGNVISPQIVGRTLHMHPLFIIFALLVGGEVGGILGMILAVPFFAVCKVILEHVALHYIRRS, from the coding sequence ATGGAACGCTTTTACAACCGAAAGCTGTATCTGGCTTTCATGACGCTGATCATCCTGGGAATCATCTTTCTTTTGGTGCAGATCGCCCCGCTCCTCAAAGGGTTGTTTCACTTTCTGAAGGCGGTGCTCATGCCGTACGTCATCGCAGTGATCATTTCCTACGTGCTTCATCCCGTTGTCAATCTGATCAGCGGGCGGGCGTTGCCCCGTTCCGTGGCGGTGCTTCTCATCTACACCATGTTCATCCTTTCGATCTGCATCGTCTTCGTCAACATGTCTCCCCTTCTGAACGCCCAAATGAAGGAGCTGGCGGAGCACCTTCCCCAGTGGAACATGCAGATTCAGTCCTGGATTCAGCAGTACAACGACAACAAGTATTTGCTCCCGGAGAGCGTCCGGGCGGGGATCGAGAAATCCCTGGACCGGCTGGAGCAGGCCGTCACCGACGGGGTCGGCAACCTCGTGACGGGTTTGGGGACCACCCTCAACCAATTGTTCCTGGCATTGATCGTTCCCTTTCTGGTGTATTACATGCTGAAGGACGCCCAAGTGATCGAACGCTCCTTCGTCAGCCTTTTTCCCGCCCGCCGGCGGAAGGAGATCCTGCGCGTGCTGAGGGATATCGATGAGGCGCTGGGAAATTATGTCCGGGGACAGCTGCTGGTCTGCCTGGCGGTGGGTACCCTGGCATACATCGGTTATCTGGTGATCGGGCTTCCCTACGCGCTCCTTTTGGCCGGTCTGGTGGCCCTGTTCAACGTCATTCCCTATCTGGGCCCCTTTTTCGGCGCGATTCCCGCCGTCTTGGTGGCGTTGAGCATCTCTTACAAAATGGTGCTTTATGTGATCGCGGTCAACCTGGTGGTTCAGATGCTGGAAGGAAACGTCATATCCCCCCAAATCGTCGGCCGAACCCTTCACATGCATCCGCTCTTCATCATCTTTGCGCTCCTGGTGGGCGGTGAAGTGGGCGGGATTTTGGGCATGATCCTGGCGGTGCCCTTTTTCGCCGTCTGCAAGGTGATCCTGGAACATGTGGCCCTCCATTACATCCGCCGGTCTTAG
- a CDS encoding Yip1 family protein: MEAPTLSQESESRDYNPWIDMWFRPRETVRYLLDYRVKRWIYVLVCLNGISHVLDRASNKSMGDDMSLSMILLFSLLIGPIAGIIGWIIFSGVIRLAGKILKLEADGREVRAAVAWSYVPIAWSLLLWIPALLIFKDELFLSQTPAIDSSPLLMSLLLLFSLFGFIIFIWHVVILSKSVGEVFGCSAWKGLGTVVLGFMILYVPFLLILLPFILLS, translated from the coding sequence ATGGAAGCTCCAACCCTATCGCAGGAGTCAGAATCCCGGGATTACAACCCCTGGATCGACATGTGGTTCAGACCGCGGGAAACGGTCCGATATCTTTTGGATTATCGAGTCAAGCGATGGATTTATGTGCTGGTTTGTCTCAACGGAATCAGCCATGTCTTGGACCGGGCTTCCAACAAAAGCATGGGAGACGACATGTCACTCTCCATGATCCTGCTCTTCTCCCTGCTGATCGGACCGATTGCAGGCATCATCGGATGGATCATTTTTAGCGGAGTCATCCGACTGGCGGGTAAGATCCTGAAGTTGGAAGCTGACGGGCGAGAGGTGCGGGCGGCGGTAGCCTGGTCTTACGTCCCCATCGCCTGGTCGCTGCTCCTGTGGATCCCCGCGCTGTTGATATTCAAGGATGAACTGTTTCTCAGCCAAACTCCCGCTATTGACAGCAGCCCTCTCCTCATGTCTCTGTTGCTGCTTTTTTCTCTATTTGGTTTCATCATTTTCATCTGGCATGTGGTCATATTGTCCAAAAGCGTGGGGGAAGTGTTTGGTTGCTCAGCCTGGAAGGGCCTTGGTACGGTGGTACTCGGCTTCATGATTTTATACGTACCTTTCCTTTTGATCCTGCTCCCCTTCATCTTGTTGAGCTAG
- a CDS encoding glycine betaine uptake BCCT transporter, with protein MNYSKRVLILSLLISAIFVLWGTLLPDHLTSITSNIQEFLQKKFGWFYLLSATSFLVFVVIIIFSRYGSIKLGKDDEEPEYSYLSWFAMLFSAGMGIGLVFWGVAEPLSHYAAPPLAEKETPQAAQAALKYSLFHWGLHPWGIYTLIGLGLAYFKFRKNAPGLISAIFTPILGDRVNGPIGRAIDILAIFATVFGVATSLGFGAVQISAGLSFLFGIENNFITQVVIIVVVTVLFTLSALSGLDKGIKYLSNTNVLLAVLLMFFLLFVGPTNFMMNFFTTTLGAYLQELPQLSLRITPFPESELSQWTQSWTIFYWAWWIAWAPFVGTFIARISRGRTVREFIIGVLAVPTLFSALWFAVLGGGGIYSEMFNHAGIVQVMNDKGTEIALFKFLEQYPLAPILITLAILLISSFFITSADSATFVLGMLTTGGRLNPTKSVKLTWGVVQSAAAVVLLASGGLAGLQTASIIAAFPFTFVMIGIGISLYKTLKTDMPKLRHR; from the coding sequence GTGAATTACTCAAAAAGAGTTCTGATCCTTTCGCTGCTGATTTCTGCAATTTTCGTGCTTTGGGGAACCCTTCTTCCCGATCATTTGACCAGCATCACCTCGAATATTCAGGAATTCCTCCAGAAAAAGTTCGGGTGGTTCTACCTCCTGTCGGCAACCTCCTTTTTGGTCTTTGTGGTAATCATCATTTTTTCACGCTACGGCAGTATCAAGCTGGGAAAAGATGATGAAGAACCCGAATACAGCTATCTGAGCTGGTTTGCCATGCTCTTCAGCGCCGGAATGGGCATCGGGCTGGTTTTTTGGGGAGTGGCCGAACCCTTGAGCCACTATGCCGCGCCTCCCCTTGCCGAAAAGGAAACGCCGCAGGCCGCCCAGGCCGCCTTGAAATACTCCCTCTTTCACTGGGGACTCCATCCGTGGGGCATCTACACGCTGATCGGGCTCGGTCTGGCCTATTTCAAGTTTCGCAAAAACGCACCGGGGCTGATCAGCGCCATCTTCACCCCGATCCTCGGAGATCGGGTCAACGGTCCCATCGGTAGGGCCATCGACATTCTGGCCATCTTCGCCACCGTTTTCGGCGTCGCCACCTCCCTGGGATTCGGGGCTGTTCAGATTTCCGCCGGGCTGTCCTTCCTGTTCGGCATCGAAAACAATTTCATCACCCAAGTGGTGATTATCGTCGTGGTGACGGTCCTCTTCACCCTGTCCGCCTTGTCCGGCCTCGACAAGGGCATCAAATATCTGAGCAACACCAACGTCCTGTTGGCGGTTCTCTTGATGTTCTTCCTGCTCTTCGTAGGACCCACCAACTTCATGATGAACTTCTTCACCACCACCCTGGGCGCCTACCTGCAGGAACTTCCCCAGCTCAGCCTCCGGATTACGCCCTTTCCGGAATCGGAGCTCTCCCAATGGACCCAGAGCTGGACGATCTTCTATTGGGCCTGGTGGATCGCCTGGGCTCCCTTCGTCGGCACCTTCATCGCACGCATCTCCCGCGGCCGGACTGTCCGCGAATTCATCATCGGCGTTTTGGCCGTTCCGACGCTTTTCAGCGCCCTGTGGTTCGCCGTGCTCGGCGGAGGCGGAATCTATTCGGAGATGTTCAACCACGCGGGTATCGTCCAGGTGATGAACGACAAGGGAACGGAAATCGCCCTGTTCAAATTCCTGGAGCAGTACCCCCTCGCACCGATCCTGATCACATTGGCGATTCTCCTGATCAGCTCCTTTTTCATCACTTCCGCCGATTCCGCCACCTTCGTGCTGGGAATGCTGACCACCGGCGGACGGCTCAATCCGACCAAATCCGTCAAGCTCACCTGGGGAGTGGTTCAATCGGCGGCGGCGGTGGTTCTCCTCGCCTCCGGCGGGCTCGCCGGGCTTCAAACCGCATCGATCATCGCCGCTTTCCCCTTCACCTTCGTCATGATCGGAATCGGCATTTCCCTGTACAAGACGCTGAAGACCGACATGCCCAAACTGAGACACCGATAA
- a CDS encoding EamA family transporter: protein MKSRLLTGSRLKGFAMVLTGAVCWGLSGTVAQHLFQNEGFHPGWMVTVRLILSGSLLLIGVSLWRKDDAVQGIWRDPYDRLRLLLFAVLGMLAVQYTYFAAIAAGNAATATLLQYLGPVLITAWWAFSERRWPSAKEAASVLLALMGTFLLVTGGRPDSLSISGAALFWGLGSAAALAFYTLYPSGLLRRWGSAAVVGWGMVIGGVGLSLIHPPWPAGGTWTPVNALFVLFVILFGTLVPFFLYLESLRYIRPTETGLLASAEPLTASVAAVLWLKVPFGAPEWVGALCIIATVVLLSAGESGKREEAENAVADRKRTLQGG, encoded by the coding sequence ATGAAAAGCCGCCTACTGACAGGCTCCCGCCTCAAGGGATTCGCCATGGTCCTCACCGGAGCCGTATGCTGGGGATTATCCGGTACGGTCGCCCAACACCTTTTCCAAAACGAGGGGTTCCATCCCGGATGGATGGTGACGGTGCGCCTGATTCTCTCCGGCTCCCTGCTGTTGATCGGGGTATCGCTGTGGAGAAAGGACGACGCCGTTCAAGGGATTTGGCGGGATCCCTACGATCGTTTGCGCCTCCTGTTGTTCGCCGTATTGGGCATGTTGGCCGTTCAGTACACCTATTTCGCCGCCATCGCTGCCGGAAACGCCGCGACGGCCACCCTGCTGCAGTACTTGGGACCCGTCCTGATCACCGCCTGGTGGGCCTTTTCCGAGCGTCGATGGCCCAGTGCCAAGGAGGCCGCATCCGTCCTACTGGCGCTCATGGGCACTTTTTTGTTGGTGACCGGCGGGCGTCCGGACAGTTTGTCCATTTCGGGGGCCGCCCTCTTTTGGGGACTGGGATCCGCCGCCGCCCTGGCCTTTTACACGCTGTACCCTTCCGGATTGTTGAGACGGTGGGGCTCCGCCGCGGTGGTGGGTTGGGGGATGGTGATCGGAGGCGTCGGACTCTCCCTCATTCATCCCCCTTGGCCCGCCGGAGGAACCTGGACGCCGGTCAATGCCCTTTTTGTCCTGTTCGTCATTTTGTTCGGCACCCTGGTCCCTTTTTTTCTTTACTTGGAGAGTCTCCGCTATATCCGCCCCACGGAGACCGGACTATTGGCCAGCGCCGAACCCCTGACCGCCTCGGTGGCCGCCGTCCTCTGGCTGAAAGTTCCCTTTGGTGCCCCCGAATGGGTCGGCGCTCTCTGCATCATCGCCACCGTCGTTCTCTTATCGGCGGGAGAGAGCGGAAAACGGGAAGAAGCAGAAAATGCCGTCGCCGATCGGAAGAGAACCCTTCAGGGAGGATGA
- a CDS encoding cytochrome c oxidase assembly protein, producing MWESIPWRWDPGWAIALFALALLYEGAIRWLPAPSSHPTTPFSKRMGVYAGLLLCYAALGSPLATLARQSLSIYMCWLSLLCWFAPPLVLPGLPPGLLSPLGRGRWRRTVVSFLTHPVIALIPFHVTFFIVFYPPIFDALFTRPLQRLTAEVLLVLTAYLMWFPVFCPVRGWDRLNEWKKMIYITISALLLTPVSFWLLFADDILFHVYETAINPFAFDPVLEQRIAGAWMKFVQVFLFGGAFTYWFIRWVRKEQKREPLNRKTAEREAVARHLLNKRVTYGKSASTSLKTPSKKRGKPSSEVVSLLELRRKKNRRTDT from the coding sequence ATGTGGGAATCCATTCCGTGGCGTTGGGATCCGGGCTGGGCGATCGCCCTTTTCGCCCTGGCCCTTCTTTACGAAGGGGCGATCCGATGGCTCCCGGCTCCGTCCTCCCATCCAACCACCCCATTCAGCAAGCGAATGGGCGTTTATGCAGGACTTCTCCTCTGTTATGCGGCGCTGGGAAGCCCCCTGGCGACCCTGGCCCGCCAATCCCTATCGATCTACATGTGTTGGTTGTCGCTCCTTTGCTGGTTCGCCCCGCCCCTCGTGCTCCCGGGCTTGCCCCCGGGATTGCTGAGCCCCCTTGGCAGAGGGCGATGGAGAAGAACCGTTGTTTCCTTTCTCACGCATCCGGTGATCGCCCTGATCCCGTTCCATGTCACCTTTTTCATCGTCTTTTATCCACCGATATTTGACGCTCTGTTCACCCGTCCCCTGCAAAGGTTGACCGCAGAGGTGTTGCTGGTATTGACGGCATACCTCATGTGGTTTCCGGTGTTTTGCCCTGTCCGCGGATGGGATCGGCTGAACGAGTGGAAAAAGATGATATACATCACGATCAGCGCCTTGCTGCTCACACCCGTTTCCTTCTGGCTCCTCTTTGCCGACGACATCCTCTTTCACGTTTACGAAACGGCAATCAATCCCTTTGCCTTCGATCCCGTATTGGAACAAAGAATTGCCGGGGCCTGGATGAAATTTGTTCAAGTGTTCCTCTTCGGGGGCGCATTCACCTACTGGTTCATCCGATGGGTGCGCAAAGAGCAAAAAAGGGAGCCGTTGAACCGGAAAACGGCGGAACGGGAGGCGGTGGCCCGCCATCTTTTGAACAAAAGGGTGACTTACGGAAAAAGCGCGTCCACTTCTCTGAAAACTCCGTCCAAAAAACGGGGAAAACCGTCTTCCGAGGTCGTCTCCCTCCTGGAGCTGAGGCGAAAAAAGAATCGGCGAACCGATACTTAA
- a CDS encoding acyltransferase family protein, with product MEKGEGAAPQTTQKKQKTRDPFFDNAKFVLITLVVIGHAYTNLRHDNEIVKTAYLLIYSFHMPLFILISGYFTKNYNKPGYMQKTIATLLVPYFIFEVIYSVFRHYLYQTENLNLTILIPYWSMWFLLSLFLWRMLLPYFLQFKRPLLLCFLVAVLAGYVEGVDQFLSLQRTLGFFPFFLLGFYLQKRHFDVLLNWFTPRRRLLSVGGIALVFLLLYYLEPLFPTREWMLYGKPYAEFGHPEWYAGIFRIGAMGLALMMSVFVLSLIPRRKTFFTELGSRSMYVYLLHGFFIHPFRVLVPEDAAGPVLYILVTLAAIALTLFLSSRFVQKVTQPLVQPKIRWIFRKNRYDQAMSS from the coding sequence ATGGAAAAAGGAGAAGGTGCAGCTCCACAAACAACGCAAAAAAAACAAAAAACGCGGGATCCGTTTTTCGACAACGCCAAATTCGTGTTGATCACCCTCGTGGTGATCGGTCACGCTTATACCAACTTGAGGCATGACAACGAGATCGTAAAAACTGCCTATCTCCTTATCTATTCCTTTCACATGCCTCTTTTTATTCTGATTTCCGGCTATTTCACCAAGAATTACAACAAGCCGGGGTATATGCAAAAAACGATTGCCACCTTGCTGGTTCCCTATTTCATTTTTGAGGTGATTTATTCTGTTTTCCGTCATTACCTGTACCAGACCGAAAATTTGAACCTGACCATACTGATTCCCTACTGGAGCATGTGGTTTTTGTTGAGCCTGTTTCTGTGGCGCATGCTCCTCCCCTACTTCCTCCAGTTTAAACGTCCCTTGCTCCTGTGCTTTCTGGTGGCGGTGCTGGCCGGATATGTCGAGGGCGTCGATCAATTTCTCAGCCTGCAGCGAACCCTGGGGTTTTTCCCCTTCTTCCTGCTGGGATTCTATCTTCAGAAACGCCACTTTGATGTGCTGTTGAACTGGTTCACCCCGCGAAGGCGACTCTTGTCCGTGGGCGGAATCGCCCTCGTGTTTCTCCTGTTGTACTATCTGGAGCCTTTGTTCCCCACGCGGGAATGGATGCTTTACGGCAAACCTTATGCGGAGTTTGGACATCCGGAATGGTATGCGGGAATCTTCCGAATCGGTGCCATGGGGCTGGCGCTCATGATGTCCGTGTTCGTTCTGAGCCTGATTCCCCGTCGGAAAACCTTTTTCACGGAACTGGGCAGTCGATCCATGTATGTATATCTCCTGCACGGTTTCTTCATCCATCCCTTCAGGGTGTTGGTTCCGGAGGACGCGGCGGGACCCGTTTTGTATATCCTCGTCACCCTGGCGGCCATTGCGCTGACCCTGTTTTTGTCTTCGCGCTTCGTTCAAAAGGTCACCCAGCCGCTGGTACAGCCGAAAATCCGTTGGATCTTCCGGAAAAACCGCTACGACCAAGCCATGTCTTCGTAG
- the alaS gene encoding alanine--tRNA ligase: protein MKASEIRRKFLDFFAEKGHRIEPSASLVPVDDPSLLWINSGVATLKKYFDGRLNPENPRIVNAQKSIRTNDIENVGYTARHHTFFEMLGNFSIGDYFKEEAILWAWEFLTDPKWMGLDPDRLSVTIHPEDDEAHRIWREKVGIPEERIVKLEDNFWDIGEGPSGPNTEIFYDRGEEFGDPNDPECYPGGENERYLEIWNLVFSQYNHNPDGTYTPLPKKNIDTGMGLERMASVMQNVPTNFDTDLFQPIIQATCREAGVTYGENRETDIALKVIADHIRTLVFAVGDGVLPSNEGRGYVLRRLLRRAVRYGRVLGIQRPFLYRLTGVVAEIMRDYYPEPEEKKKFIERVIRGEEERFLETLSEGLNILEEVAERARKEGRSAITGEEAFRLYDTYGFPIDLTEDFAREKGLTVDREGFERAMEDQRERARAARKDVDSMQVQGGVLSDLNVESRFVGYTERTVSTRVAAIIRDDRLSEEAGEGQTCTLILEETPFYAESGGQVADKGWIVSPQARLRVEDVQKGPRGEHLHTVRVEEGTLRRGERVEATIDADRDDIRKNHTATHLLHKALKEVLGDHVNQAGSLVAPDRLRFDFTHIGPMSEEEIREVEDRVNRQVWADTDVEVLIKPLEEAKRMGAMALFGEKYGDIVRVIRIGDYSLELCGGTHVNRTSEIGMFKIVSEGGIGSGIRRIEAVTGRYAFRYLDHHLGLLKKAASLLKASPADVTDRVETLQARIKELTRENESLRDKLNHLEALQLAERVEETAGVPVLTAKVEASGMDDLRRMVDDVKSRVKEGVIVLGAVAGGKVQLVASVSPRFVEAGLHAGRLVKEVATRCGGGGGGRPDLAQAGGKQPEKLDEALRAVPDWIRQHVK from the coding sequence ATGAAAGCGAGTGAAATCCGGAGGAAATTTCTCGATTTCTTTGCCGAAAAGGGACATCGGATCGAACCGAGCGCGTCGCTGGTGCCGGTGGATGATCCTTCCCTTTTGTGGATCAACAGCGGAGTGGCCACGCTGAAGAAATATTTCGATGGACGGCTCAATCCGGAAAATCCCCGGATCGTCAACGCCCAGAAATCGATTCGCACCAACGACATTGAAAATGTCGGCTATACCGCCCGGCACCACACCTTTTTCGAGATGCTGGGCAACTTCTCCATCGGCGATTATTTCAAGGAGGAAGCCATCCTCTGGGCCTGGGAGTTTCTGACCGATCCCAAGTGGATGGGGCTGGATCCCGATCGGCTGTCGGTCACCATCCACCCGGAGGATGACGAGGCGCATCGCATCTGGCGCGAGAAGGTGGGCATTCCCGAGGAGCGGATCGTCAAGCTGGAGGACAATTTCTGGGATATCGGGGAAGGGCCGAGCGGTCCCAATACCGAGATTTTTTACGACCGGGGCGAGGAATTCGGCGATCCGAACGATCCGGAATGCTATCCCGGAGGGGAGAACGAACGCTATCTGGAGATCTGGAACCTGGTCTTCTCCCAATACAATCACAACCCCGACGGAACCTACACCCCGCTTCCCAAGAAAAACATCGATACGGGCATGGGGTTGGAGCGGATGGCCTCCGTCATGCAAAACGTTCCCACCAACTTCGACACCGACCTGTTCCAGCCGATCATCCAGGCCACATGCCGCGAGGCGGGAGTCACTTACGGAGAAAACCGCGAGACGGACATCGCCCTCAAGGTGATTGCCGATCACATCCGGACCCTCGTCTTTGCTGTGGGCGACGGAGTGCTCCCCTCCAACGAAGGGCGGGGTTACGTGCTTCGCCGGTTGCTTCGCCGCGCGGTCCGATACGGCCGGGTGCTGGGCATCCAGCGTCCCTTCCTGTACAGGCTGACGGGCGTGGTCGCAGAGATTATGCGCGATTATTATCCGGAACCTGAGGAGAAGAAGAAGTTTATCGAACGGGTGATCCGCGGGGAGGAGGAGCGCTTCCTCGAAACCCTGAGCGAAGGGCTGAACATCCTGGAGGAAGTGGCCGAGCGTGCCCGAAAAGAGGGGCGTTCCGCCATCACCGGCGAAGAGGCTTTCCGCCTGTACGACACCTACGGATTTCCCATTGATCTGACGGAGGATTTCGCCCGGGAGAAGGGGCTTACGGTGGACCGGGAAGGCTTTGAGCGGGCCATGGAGGATCAGCGGGAGCGGGCCCGGGCCGCCCGCAAGGATGTGGACAGCATGCAGGTGCAGGGAGGCGTCCTGTCCGATCTGAATGTGGAGTCCCGCTTTGTCGGATACACGGAGCGGACGGTCAGCACCCGGGTGGCGGCGATCATTCGGGACGATCGATTGTCGGAGGAGGCGGGCGAAGGGCAAACCTGCACCCTGATTCTGGAGGAAACGCCCTTTTACGCCGAAAGCGGGGGGCAGGTGGCCGACAAGGGATGGATCGTCTCTCCGCAGGCCCGCCTCCGGGTGGAGGATGTGCAGAAAGGGCCGCGCGGGGAACATTTGCACACGGTCCGGGTGGAGGAGGGAACCCTTCGCCGGGGTGAGCGTGTGGAAGCGACCATTGACGCGGACCGGGATGACATCCGCAAAAACCACACCGCCACCCATCTGCTGCACAAGGCGCTGAAGGAAGTGTTGGGCGATCACGTCAACCAGGCGGGATCCCTGGTGGCTCCGGACCGCTTGCGCTTCGACTTCACCCACATCGGACCGATGTCGGAAGAGGAGATCCGGGAGGTGGAAGACCGGGTCAATCGCCAGGTGTGGGCCGACACCGATGTGGAGGTGCTGATCAAACCCCTGGAAGAGGCCAAAAGAATGGGAGCGATGGCCCTCTTCGGGGAAAAATACGGAGACATCGTCCGGGTGATCCGCATCGGCGATTACAGCCTGGAGCTCTGCGGAGGAACCCATGTGAACCGGACCAGCGAAATCGGGATGTTTAAGATTGTCAGCGAGGGCGGGATCGGTTCGGGCATCCGGCGCATCGAAGCGGTCACGGGACGCTATGCCTTCCGCTATTTGGACCACCATCTGGGACTTTTGAAGAAGGCCGCTTCCCTCCTCAAGGCGAGTCCGGCCGATGTGACCGATCGGGTGGAAACCCTTCAGGCGCGGATCAAGGAGCTGACCCGGGAAAACGAATCCCTGCGGGATAAGCTGAACCATCTGGAAGCCCTTCAGCTGGCCGAACGGGTGGAAGAAACGGCCGGGGTGCCCGTTCTGACCGCCAAGGTGGAGGCGTCCGGGATGGACGACCTGCGCCGGATGGTGGACGATGTGAAAAGCCGTGTGAAAGAAGGGGTCATCGTCTTGGGGGCCGTCGCCGGCGGCAAGGTGCAGCTGGTCGCCTCCGTTTCCCCCCGCTTCGTGGAGGCGGGACTGCACGCCGGTCGGTTGGTGAAGGAAGTGGCCACCCGCTGCGGCGGAGGGGGCGGCGGCCGTCCCGATCTCGCCCAGGCGGGCGGAAAACAGCCGGAAAAGCTGGATGAGGCCCTTCGGGCAGTGCCCGATTGGATTCGCCAACATGTCAAGTGA
- a CDS encoding IreB family regulatory phosphoprotein: MDETMKFDLRGEEQEVAPKEVLLLVYEALKEKGYNPINQIVGYLLSGDPAYIPRHNNARAMIRKVERDELMEELVRFYLQSQK; encoded by the coding sequence ATGGACGAGACGATGAAGTTCGACCTCCGTGGAGAGGAACAGGAAGTGGCTCCCAAAGAGGTGCTCTTGCTCGTTTATGAGGCATTGAAGGAGAAAGGGTACAACCCCATCAACCAGATTGTCGGATATCTGTTGTCGGGGGATCCCGCCTACATCCCCCGGCACAACAACGCTCGGGCGATGATTCGCAAGGTGGAGCGGGATGAGTTGATGGAGGAATTGGTAAGATTTTATCTGCAATCGCAAAAGTGA
- the ruvX gene encoding Holliday junction resolvase RuvX gives MCSNRRERSEPSPSPARVMGLDVGKKRIGVAVSDHLGWTAQGVGVIDRTRPDWMRRLAELIEANEVEAIVVGLPRNMDGSVGPRGKACQELAQRLEDRFSLPVILWDERLSTVAAERTLLSADMSRKKRRQVIDQIAACWILQGYLDAQRRTQSDEKP, from the coding sequence ATGTGTTCAAACAGGCGGGAACGGTCGGAACCCTCCCCTTCGCCTGCCCGTGTGATGGGTTTGGATGTGGGCAAGAAGCGGATCGGGGTGGCGGTGAGCGATCATTTGGGCTGGACCGCTCAAGGGGTGGGGGTGATCGACCGGACGCGCCCCGACTGGATGCGACGTCTGGCGGAGTTGATTGAAGCAAACGAAGTGGAGGCCATCGTCGTCGGGCTTCCCCGCAACATGGACGGTTCGGTCGGGCCGCGGGGGAAGGCGTGTCAGGAGCTGGCCCAACGGTTGGAGGACCGGTTTTCCCTCCCGGTCATCCTCTGGGATGAGCGCCTTTCCACGGTTGCGGCGGAACGGACGCTCCTTTCCGCCGACATGAGCCGCAAAAAGCGGCGCCAAGTGATTGATCAGATCGCGGCGTGCTGGATCCTGCAGGGGTATCTGGACGCCCAAAGGAGGACGCAGAGCGATGAAAAACCATGA
- a CDS encoding DUF1292 domain-containing protein encodes MKNHESEPEYIYIPDEEGNEDRFEILFTFERDDTGKKYMLVTPADDVAEDAEEQEVYAFRYEEDGDNLTIHLIEDEEEWDMVEEMFHTIMEETDEDSSPANG; translated from the coding sequence ATGAAAAACCATGAGAGCGAGCCGGAATACATCTACATCCCCGATGAAGAGGGGAATGAGGATCGGTTTGAAATTTTGTTCACCTTTGAACGGGACGACACGGGGAAAAAATACATGCTCGTCACTCCGGCGGACGATGTCGCGGAGGATGCGGAAGAGCAGGAGGTATACGCCTTCCGTTACGAGGAGGATGGGGACAACCTGACCATCCACCTGATCGAAGACGAAGAGGAATGGGACATGGTGGAGGAAATGTTCCACACCATTATGGAAGAGACGGACGAAGATTCCTCGCCGGCAAACGGATGA
- a CDS encoding DUF1292 domain-containing protein: MNEPLAKEVHILRDTYGRKVILVDEEGKEEDQAYHILREIELDGRHYCVLQTEENGVEDAYIFRVGDDHKIEHVVDEDEWERAAEAVDELLYYDEI; the protein is encoded by the coding sequence ATGAATGAGCCTTTGGCCAAGGAAGTGCATATTCTTCGCGACACCTACGGCCGGAAAGTGATCCTCGTGGATGAAGAGGGAAAAGAGGAAGATCAGGCGTATCACATCTTGAGGGAGATCGAACTGGACGGTCGTCACTACTGCGTTCTTCAGACGGAGGAGAACGGAGTTGAGGACGCCTACATCTTCCGCGTGGGCGATGACCACAAGATCGAGCACGTAGTGGATGAGGATGAATGGGAAAGGGCTGCTGAAGCCGTTGACGAACTGTTGTATTATGACGAAATTTGA